AAAATTTGCCCAATTTTACACTGGGTTGTATTTTCTTTCTTTTTCGGCCCCCCACGCACTAAAATCCCCACCAGGTGGTGGCTGACGGGGCGGCGGCGGGGTGGGATGGGGTTGAGGGGTTGAAGATCGACAGTGGCGATGATCTGGTTGCTAAAGCCAATTTGGCGAGGAAGAATGGTTTGCATCTGGTCAATGTGGGAGGACCGAGTCCGCTTGATCGGGTTCGGTACAATATCGCGTTGGGTAATGATGCGGCAGAGGTGCCGTCGTGTCGTCGCGCGATGTGGGGGGGCGATGATCCGAGCGATGAAGATGTTGAAAATGCGGCTCGTTCGCTCGATGATGTGCTGGCATATTGCACGGCGCACAATGTGAAGGGTTTTCACCACGCGCATATGCGGACGTTGATCGAGACGGTTGAGGATGCCGAGAGATTGATGACGGCAGCGCCCGATTTGTGGTTGCTCTACGATACGGGACACATGCTGGCGGCGGGTAGCGATCCGATGCAGGTTTTTGAACGCGATGTGTTGCGGAATCGGATCGGGCATGTGCATTTGAAGGATGTGCACGCCAATGATCCCGCGTCATGGAATCACCGCACAGGGCAGTTTAATGAGGAAGCGCGATTTGCAGAACTCGGCGCAGGGAATATGGGATTTGACGCACGGGCAGCGCTGGAGAAGTTAGAAGAAGTGGGCTATGATGGGTGGGTGTCCGTAGAGCTTGACCGCCCGTATCCGCCCAAACCCCCGGCAGAAGCGGCAAAGTCTAACCGCGAGTATCTGCGGGGGATTGGGTATTGATGGGCTGAGTGTGGGAACTAATTGCTTTTAAAGAAAGTACCCGTTTCGTTGGCGATGCGGAACCGTTCTTTGACTCTCTGTTCTTGTTCTGGGTTGGTGACGGGGTATTCGTCAAAGATGTGGCCGCGGCCTTCCATGCGGGGATCGCCGTGTTGTTTGAGGGTTTTGCGAAGTTTTTGCCAGAGCGTGTTTTTGATGGTCTGGTGGTCGGCGCTTTCGACGAGGTTGGTGATGCAGTGGGGATCGGCCTGGATATCGTAGAGTTCTTCTTTGGGGCGTTTGCCCATGCAGAGTTGCCAGTAGGTCTCATTACCCTGTTCTTTTTCTTCGACGACGCGCGTTTTGGTGGGTGAGTCGTCTATGTTGCGGTAATAGACTTCGGGATTGCCGGCTGGCCAGCGGTCGGGTTCAAAGTTTCGCAGGTAGAGGTGATGGTGGTCGCGGATGCCGCGGATGGGATAGCCCACGGTGCCGGGACGACAGATGTCGTGGCGTTCTTTGCCCGAGATGAGAGCGGTGCGATGCGGGTCGATGATGCCCGATTTGCTGGATTTGAAGATGGACATGAGGCTTTTGCCAGTGATTTGGGGATGGATGTCGATGCCCGCAGCTTCGAGGAAGGTGGGAGCAAAGTCAACGAAATTGACGAGATCGTCAACTATTCGGCCCGGTTCGATCGCGTCTTTCCACATGGCGGCCAGTGGCATGTGGTAGGCTATTTCGTAGAGTTGACCTTTCATGCGCGGAAAGGGCATGCCATTGTCCGAGGTGACCATGATGAGGGTGTTGTCGAGTTCGCCGCGTTCTTCGAGGATGTCGAGGATTTGGCCAAGGTGTTTGTCGAACCATTCGATTTCAAAGGCGTAGTCGAGTATGTCGTTTTTGACGTCTTCGGTTGCCGGCCAGCAGGGGGGTACTTCGTCGATGTCAGAGAGGGATTTTTCCCCGAGGCGTACGCCAGAGCCGTATTCGTAGCCGCGGTGGGGTTCTCTGCCGCCATACCAGAAGCAGAAGGGCTGGTCGTCGGGTTTGGCATTGAGAAAAGTTGCGAAATTGGCGGCGTAGTCTATATTGGCGATGCTTTTTGTGGGGGGATTGAGTTTGAGGTCGCTGTGTTCGGGGCCAACGAGTTTGCGCGGTGAGCCATCTGGATAAGTTCCCGGTTCGCCCGGTGCCCAGCCTTTGCCGGTGAATCCCGTGGCGTATCCGGCGTCTTTGAAAAGTTCGGGATAGGTGGCGTAGTCCGATGGGAAAAAGCAGAGGTGATTGCAGGCTTCTTGAAGTTGCCAGGAATAGCGACCGGTGAGGATGGCGGCTCTGGATGGGGCGCATTTGGCATTGGGCGTGAAGGCGTTGTTGAAGAGGATGCCTTCGCGTGCAACGCGGTCAAATGCCGGGGTGTTGACCCAGGGACAGCCATAAGCACTGGCGTGGGGCCAGGATTGGTCGTCGGCAATGCAGAAGAGGATGTTTGGGCTTTGTGTCATGTAGATTTGCTCCGTGAGATTTCTTGGTGATTTTGAACGCGATTGCTATACGACGTTGGACAATCCGCCATCGAGGTTAATCGCCGTGCCTGTGATGAAAGAAGCGCATTCCGAAGCGAGAAAGGCGACAAGAGCGCCAGCATCAGAGGGTTCACCTAAACGTCCCAGCGGATGCTCTTCAGCCTGTTCATTCCAATACGCCTCTAAAGTGCCGGGGGAACCTTCCGCTTTCCAGGCGC
Above is a genomic segment from Gemmatimonadota bacterium containing:
- a CDS encoding sulfatase; protein product: MTQSPNILFCIADDQSWPHASAYGCPWVNTPAFDRVAREGILFNNAFTPNAKCAPSRAAILTGRYSWQLQEACNHLCFFPSDYATYPELFKDAGYATGFTGKGWAPGEPGTYPDGSPRKLVGPEHSDLKLNPPTKSIANIDYAANFATFLNAKPDDQPFCFWYGGREPHRGYEYGSGVRLGEKSLSDIDEVPPCWPATEDVKNDILDYAFEIEWFDKHLGQILDILEERGELDNTLIMVTSDNGMPFPRMKGQLYEIAYHMPLAAMWKDAIEPGRIVDDLVNFVDFAPTFLEAAGIDIHPQITGKSLMSIFKSSKSGIIDPHRTALISGKERHDICRPGTVGYPIRGIRDHHHLYLRNFEPDRWPAGNPEVYYRNIDDSPTKTRVVEEKEQGNETYWQLCMGKRPKEELYDIQADPHCITNLVESADHQTIKNTLWQKLRKTLKQHGDPRMEGRGHIFDEYPVTNPEQEQRVKERFRIANETGTFFKSN
- a CDS encoding TIM barrel protein; translation: MVADGAAAGWDGVEGLKIDSGDDLVAKANLARKNGLHLVNVGGPSPLDRVRYNIALGNDAAEVPSCRRAMWGGDDPSDEDVENAARSLDDVLAYCTAHNVKGFHHAHMRTLIETVEDAERLMTAAPDLWLLYDTGHMLAAGSDPMQVFERDVLRNRIGHVHLKDVHANDPASWNHRTGQFNEEARFAELGAGNMGFDARAALEKLEEVGYDGWVSVELDRPYPPKPPAEAAKSNREYLRGIGY